A genomic segment from Melanotaenia boesemani isolate fMelBoe1 chromosome 9, fMelBoe1.pri, whole genome shotgun sequence encodes:
- the bmp16 gene encoding bone morphogenetic protein 16 yields MLPANLLLLMVLLLPQASSGRQGEDTREINHGRVSPTPSPTQSFPDSNLAQSIQTLLLSRLGLQSQPKPRPGAPVPRYLLDLYRFHQQQYHLLEDPSFSFPSQHIQQANTVRSFHHREPLGDSLKPKDHTRVHLSFNISSIPQDETVLSAELRLLRRGRRSLGLGPHKLNLYLSKHQEDPEPTLLETRLLNNDLPSHQPNGFWEAFSLSAELLHKAHAGTGSLGFLLEVRPENSSSSFPDQNFSIHAGEEEAEKQKEGHLRVCRSVGQDDHSWAQERPLLVTYTHDGHGEPLVKQSRRTSGNGQRLRGRKGSKVKARNSSKGHNRDQGWGREKKMGYLLQGWGSDKGGVSWSDRGRVKRNGGHSAKLKRLSRGRCRRHPLYVDFNDVGWHKWIIAPSGYDAFFCLGECRYPLADHMNASSHAVVQTMVNSVNGAVPRACCVPTSLSPIALLYLDSQDRVVLKNYQDMVVESCGCW; encoded by the exons ATGCTCCCTGCTAACCTCCTGCTCCTCATGGTCTTGCTGCTACCTCAAGCCTCTTCTGGTCGCCAGGGTGAAGACACCAGAGAGATAAATCATGGCAGGGTGTCCCCCACACCTTCACCCACGCAATCATTCCCAGATTCCAATCTGGCTCAGAGCATCCAGACTCTTCTCTTGAGCCGGCTGGGCCTCCAGTCTCAACCAAAGCCGAGGCCTGGAGCCCCGGTGCCACGCTACCTTCTTGATCTTTACCGCTTCCACCAGCAACAGTACCACCTACTAGAGGACCCTTCATTTAGTTTTCCCAGCCAGCACATTCAGCAGGCCAACACTGTACGCAGCTTTCATCACAGAG AGCCTCTTGGAGACAGTCTCAAACCGAAGGATCATACAAGAGTTCACCTCTCCTTCAATATATCCTCCATTCCTCAGGATGAAACAGTGCTCTCTGCTGAGCTTCGACTTCTCCGCAGAGGCAGACGCTCCCTGGGGCTTGGCCCCCACAAACTAAACTTATACCTCTCTAAGCATCAAGAAGATCCTGAGCCTACCTTGCTGGAGACAAGGTTACTCAACAATGACCTGCCCAGTCATCAACCAAATGGTTTCTGGGAAGCATTTAGTCTAAGTGCAGAGCTTCTTCATAAAGCCCATGCTGGGACCGGCAGCCTGGGCTTCCTCCTGGAGGTTAGACCTGAAAACAGTTCCAGCTCATTTCCTGACCAGAACTTCTCCATTCATGCAGGTGAggaggaagcagaaaaacaaaaagagggaCATCTGAGGGTTTGCAGGTCTGTGGGGCAGGACGATCACAGCTGGGCCCAGGAGAGACCCCTCTTGGTGACTTATACTCATGATGGCCATGGAGAGCCTTTAGTCAAACAAAGCAGGAGAACCTCTGGTAATGGCCAGAGGttgagaggaagaaaagggtCAAAAGTGAAAGCCAGGAACAGCAGCAAGGGTCACAATAGAGACCAAGGCtgggggagggaaaaaaaaatggggtATCTATTGCAGGGCTGGGGAAGTGATAAAGGAGGGGTGAGCTGGAGTGACCGTGGGAGGGTGAAAAGAAACGGTGGCCATTCTGCAAAATTGAAGCGGCTTTCTCGTGGTAGATGCCGTCGTCATCCTCTTTATGTAGATTTCAATGATGTTGGTTGGCACAAGTGGATCATTGCACCCAGCGGCTACGATGCCTTCTTCTGCCTTGGAGAGTGTCGCTATCCTTTGGCTGACCACATGAATGCCTCCAGCCATGCAGTGGTTCAAACTATGGTAAACTCTGTGAATGGAGCTGTGCCACGGGCCTGCTGTGTCCCCACTTCCCTCAGCCCCATTGCCCTGCTCTACCTGGATTCTCAGGACCGAGTTGTGCTGAAGAATTATCAGGACATGGTGGTGGAGAGTTGTGGCTGCTGGTAA